A region of the Streptomyces sp. NBC_00442 genome:
CCGAACTCGTACGCCAGGGCCTTCCCGTCGTCTCCGACGGCCGCCCGGCGGGCAGCCTGCCCGTCACGGCGTGGGTGGACAACGACCACGAGGCCGCCGTGCTCGACCTGCTCGACCATCTCGCCGCAGCCGGCGCCCGCCGGATCGGACTGCTCACCGGAACCACCACCGACACCTACACCCGCCTGTCCACCGAGGCCTATCTGACCTGGTGCGGACGGGTCGGCCAGGACCCGGTGTACGAGTCCTACCCGGCCCACGACCCCTGTGCGGGCGCCGTCGCAGCCGACCGGCTGCTCGCCCGCCCGGACCGGCCGGACGCCGTCTACGGACTCTTCGACCCCAACGGCACCGACCTGCTCGCGGCCGCCCGGCGCTACGGGCTGCGCGTACCGGAGGACCTGCTCCTGGTGTGCTGCAGCGAATCCACCGTGTACGCCACGACCGAACCGCCCATCACCACCCTCTCGCTGAAACCACGGCGCATCGGCACGGCCGTCGTCCAGCTGCTCATCGACGCGATCGAAGGGATCGACAACGGCCACCCCATCGAGCAGGTGATACCGACGGAACTGATCGTGCGGACGTCGTCCCAACGCCGTCCGCCGCGCACCACGGTCAGCCCGCCGCGCTCACCGGCGCAGGGCCAGTCCGGTCCGTCCGGCCAACCGGGTCAGCCCGGACAGAACTGAGGGGGCGTCCGGCCGGGTGACACCACCCGGCCGGACGATGGGGGCCCCGGGCCGTCAGAACGGCGAAGATCAGCCGGGATCGGACCGCCACATTGAGGACATAACCACCCGCTAACCCTGCTCGCACCCGGATTGACCACCCCTGGTGCGTCACACAGCATGAGGCGCATTCCTATGATGGGCGCACGACACCACGGATCGCTGCCCGACCTGGCGGATCCCACGGTGTACGGCTGCGCGACGGTGGTGGAGGGGTCGATGACTCAGGGGGCCGGTCAGGGACCCGTGCGGACGGAGACGTTGCGTGACTTCCGGGTGCCGCCGTACGCGCAACAGACCCCCGTGCCACCACCCGGGGAACAGGGCTCGTGGCCGCCGCCGCCCGCTCCGGAACTCCACCAGGAGCCGGCGGCCCCGGGGTTCCACCCGGCGCCCGGGTCCGTGGAACCTCGCCCGATGACGGCGACTCCGGAATTCCGTCAAGAGCAGCCGGCCCCGGAGTTCCGTCCGGAGCCCCCGGCCGCCCCGCCCGGGGCGCCCGCGCCCCAGGAGCCCGCGGCGGTACCCGGCGCAAGCGCCTATCCAGGTGACGAGCCGCCCGAGGGGTACACCCCGACCGCCCGCGACCTCCCGATCATCAACCGGGGGGACACCGTCCAGGTGCCCGTGGTCGAGCCCGCCCCCGTGCAGACGCCCGACGGCCCCGGCCCGCTGTACGTCGTCGGAGATGTCCACGGCTACCTCGACGAACTCCTGGCCGCCCTGCGCCGGCAGGGACTCATCGACGAATCCGGCAACTGGGCCGCCGGCACCGCCCGCCTGTGGTTCCTCGGCGACTTCACCGACCGCGGCCCCGACGGCATCGGCGTCATCGACCTGGTCATGCGTCTCTCCGCCGAGGCCGCGGCCGCCGGCGGCTACTGCAAGGCCCTCATGGGCAACCACGAACTGCTGCTCATCGGCGCCAAGCGGTTCGCCGACACCCCGGTCAACTCCGGCGCGGGCACGGCCACTTTCCAGGCTGCCTGGCTGCTCAACGGCGGCCAGAAGTCCGACATGGACCGGCTCCAGGACGTACACCTGCAGTGGATGTCCCGTCTCGACGCGATCGAGCAGGAGGACGACCACCTGCTGATGCACTCCGACACGACCGCCTATCTGGACTACGGCGACTCCATCGAGGCGGTCAACGACACCGTCCACGCGATCCTCAACCGCAACGACGCCGACGAGTGCTGGGACCTGTTCCGCAAACTCACCAAGCGGTTCGCGTTCCGCGACGGCCCCGACGCCGCCCGCGAGCTGCTCGCGGCGTACGGCGGGCGGCGCGTGGTGCACGGCCACAGCCCGATCCCGTATCTGCTCGGCGAGGTCGGCACCGAGGACGGCGAGGAGGACTCGCGCCCCGTGGTCGAGGGGCCGCACCTGTATGCCGACGGTCTTGCCATCGCCATGGACGGCGGCGTGACCATGGCCGGAAAGCTGCTGGTCCAGCAACTCCCGCTGCATGACTGACGGGTGACCGGGAAGGCGTTCAGCAAAGCGCCGGGTATGCCATTTCCGGAAACACCCTGTCTCCCGGTGCCGTAGCGGCTCTACCATCGGGTTATCCGTAGCAGGCTCTCCTCCGTTTCCGCCCAACTGCCCGTTCACCAGGCGGGCTTCCCGGCCCTACGGAGCATCGGGGGATGCACATGAACAGCGCTCCGCACCTGCTTCCCGAGGACCGCCAGGAGTTCGAGCGGATCCTCGACGAGGCGCTGCGCACCGCGCACGAACGGCCCGGTCTTTCCGGTATCGGCGAACGCCTCAACGCCGTGCAGCTGCGCACCATGGTGCTGGCCGCCGGCACGTTCATCACCGAGCGGGCGGGGCCCGAGTACGACAACTACGTCAAGGCGCGCCAGGCGTTGAGGGCATCCGGCGACGCCACCACCCACGACTCGGCCCTGCTGCTCACCGACGGCACACCGCTGGAGCCCTCGGGCGCGGGCGTCGGCGCCGTCGTCACCGTGCTGGCCCCCGTGCTGGCAGGCACCGCTGCCGCGATCTTCCTGCTGGTCGGCTACATCCTGAAGATGCTCAACCCGGTGCCCACGTTCGCCGGCACCATGGTGACGGCCGGCTGGTTCTTCGGCGCGCTGACCGCCGCCGCGATCCTCGCCGCCGCCGTCGGGCTGCTGATCACGGCGGTGCGCAACGGCGCGACGCAGGTGGTGGCCGTCGACGAGGCCCACGAGGCGGACGCGCCGGACGAACACGTCCAGGAACTCTCCCGCGCCCGCGAGGCATGGCGCCACGCCCTCCTGGAGCGCGGCATCTACCCCTTCCTGCGCGACGCGCTCGCCGACCCGAGCGTCGACCCCGCCGCCCCGGCACGCCGCCGCCCGACCGGCCGGATCCCCTCCCTCGGCTACGACCGCCCGGGTTTCGACAGCCCCGACCAGGGCGACTCCCCCTCCGGCCACCCCAGCTTCACCAGCCCGGACTTCACAAGCCCCGACTTCGGGGGCCCGGAACGCCAGCCGGACTGATCCGCCCGCGCTCGGCGGCCGCTCCCGGAAGCCATCGGCTCCCGGGGCAGCGCGCCGCTCTTCGCCTCAGTCGGCGATCGGCAGATAGACCCGGTTGCCCGCGTCCGCGAACTCCTTGGACTTCTCCGCCATCCCGGCCTCGATCTCGTCCGACTTCAGGTCGCCGCCGTGCTCGCGCCGGATGTCCTGGGAGATCTTCATCGAGCAGAACTTCGGGCCGCACATCGAGCAGAAATGCGCGGTCTTGGCCGGCTCCGCGGGCAGCGTCTCGTCGTGGAACTCCCGGGCGGTGTCCGGGTCGAGGGCCAGGTTGAACTGGTCCTCCCAGCGGAACTCGAACCGGGCGTCCGAGAGCGCGTCGTCCCACTCCTGTGCGCCCGGGTGCCCCTTGGCCAGGTCCGCGGCGTGGGCGGCGATCTTGTACGTGATGACGCCGGTCTTCACGTCGTCACGGTTGGGCAGGCCGAGGTGCTCCTTGGGCGTGACGTAGCAGAGCATCGCGGTGCCCCACCAGGCGATCATCGCCGCACCGATGCCGGAGGTGATGTGGTCGTAGGCGGGCGCCACATCGGTGGTCAGCGGCCCCAGGGTGTAGAACGGGGCCTCTTCGCAGATCTCCTGCTGGAGGTCGATGTTCTCCTTGATCTTGTGCATCGGGACGTGTCCCGGGCCCTCGATCATCGTCTGTACGTTGTGACGCTTGGCGATCGTGTTGAGTTCCCCGAGCGTGCGGAGCTCCGCGAACTGCGCCTCGTCGTTGGCGTCCGCGATGGATCCGGGACGCAGGCCGTCGCCCAGCGAGTACGTCACGTCGTAGGCCGCGAGGATCTCGCAGAGCTCCTCGAAGTTCTCGTACAGGAACGACTCCTTGTGGTGCGCCAGGCACCAGGCCGCCATGATCGACCCGCCGCGCGAGACGATGCCGGTCTTGCGGCGGGCGGTCAGCGGCACGTAGCGCAGCAGGACACCGGCGTGGACCGTCATGTAGTCGACGCCCTGCTCGGCCTGCTCGATGACGGTGTCCTTGTAGATGTCCCAGGTCAGGTCCTCGGCGCGGCCGTCGACCTTCTCCAGGGCCTGGTACAGCGGCACCGTGCCGATCGGGACGGGCGAGTTGCGCAGCACCCACTCGCGGGTGGTGTGAATGTTGCGCCCCGTGGAGAGGTCCATGACCGTGTCGGCGCCCCACTTGGTGGCCCAGGTCATCTTGTCGACCTCCTCCTCAATGGAGGAGGTGACCGCGGAGTTCCCGATGTTGGCGTTGACCTTCACCAGGAACCGCTTGCCGATGATCATCGGCTCGATCTCGGGGTGGTTGATGTTGGCCGGCAGCACGGCCCGGCCCGCCGCGATCTCCTCGCGGACGACCTCGGGGGAGACGTTCTCGCGGATCGCGACGTACTCCATCTCCGGGGTGATCTCGCCGCGCCGGGCGTACGCGAGCTGGCTGACGGCCTGGCCGCCTCGGCCGCGGCGGGGCTGGCGCGGGCGGCCGGGGAAGACCGCGTCGAGGTTCTTCAGGCCCCCACGCGGCGAGGTGTGCTTGATGCCGTCGTCCTCGGGCCGGACCGGACGCCCGGCGTACTCCTCGGTGTCGCCGCGCCCGATGATCCAGTTCTCCCGGAGCGGGGCGAGACCGCGGCGCACATCGGTGTCGACGGCGGGATCGGTGTACGGCCCCGACGTGTCGTACAGCGTCACGGCCTTGCCGTTGGTGAGGTGCACCTGGCGGACCGGCACCTTGAGGTCGGGGCGCGATCCCTCGACGTACCCCTTGTGCCAGCCGATGGACTTCCCGCTCTCCTCAGTGCTGGAGGCAGGCGTGCGTGTGTCCTGAACGGTCATGAGACCTACTCCCTACGCCGGCATTACCCGGTAACAGGTTCGGCGGTCGGCGCAGCCTCTTCCGTACGGTTCGTACGGTATTCAGCGCCCTCTCAGCCCGGTGCTCCGAGCTCCCGCGTGTGCAAAGGTGCCACCACGCTAGCGCCCTCACTGGCGCGCTGAACAGAGGGCCCCCTCTGTTCTTGCGATGATCGGGCGGTGACCTCACCAGAACCGCACCCTCCGCACCCTCCCGGCGGATCCGGCCACGGACACGGCCACTCGCACAGCCACGGGCCCGCCGCACCCGTGTCGAAGCACCTGCGCAAAGTCATCGCCGCGGTGCTGATTCCCTTCTCCACGGCGGTACTTGTGGGGCTCGTGGTGCTCTGGCCCGGTGGCGCTCCACCGCATCAGCGGACCGGGGTCGGCTTCGACCGCCAGACCCAGCAGGCCAAGGTCATTAAAGTGGACAAAGTGGACTGCGCATCGGTCAACGCCGGTCAAGCTCCATCGAACGGCGACACCTCCACCGCCGAGAGCCGGCAGGCAAGGGAGGAGGCTCCGAGGAAGTGGTGCGGGAAGGCCACCGTCGAGGTCACCTCGGGCAAGGAGAAGGGCCGCACCTTCACCGAGATCGTCCAGCCCGACTCGCCCCGCCAACTGCGCGCCAGCCAGGGCGTGATCGTCTCGTACGCGCCCGACGCGCCGCATGACCTGCAGTATTCGGTGACCGATGTGAACCGGCGGTTCCCGATGGCCCTGCTCGCGGGGATCTTCGCCCTCGCGGTCGTGCTCGTCGGCCGGCTGCGCGGGGTGATGGCGCTGGTGGCACTGGTGGTCTCGTTCGCCGTCCTGACCCTGTTCATCCTTCCGGCGGTGTTGCAGGGTTCCAATCCGCTGCTTGTGGCGGTGGTCGGCGCAAGCGCCATCATGCTGATCGCGCTCTACATGTGCCACGGCCTGTCCGCACGCACCTCCGTCGCCGTCCTCGGCACCCTCGTCTCACTGATGCTGATCGGCGTGCTCGGCTCGCTCTTCATCGGCTGGGCCGCGCTCACCGGCAACACCGACGACAACACCGGCCTCATCCACGGCCTCTACCCGAACATCGACATGTCCGGCCTGCTGCTCGCCGGCGTCATCATCGGCTCCCTCGGCGTGCTCGACGATGTGACGGTCACCCAGACCTCCGCCGTCTGGGAACTGCACGAGGCGAATCCGACGATGGGCCCGCGGGGGCTGTACCGGGCGGGCATCCGGATCGGCCGGGACCACATCGCGTCGGTGGTCAACACGCTGGTACTCGCCTATGCGGGCGCCGCGCTGCCCCTTTTGCTGCTGTTCTCGATCGCGCAGAGCAGTGTGGGCACCGTGGCCAACAGCGAGCTCGTGGCGGAGGAGGTCGTGCGCACCCTCGTCGGATCGATCGGGCTTGTCGCCTCGGTGCCGCTGACCACGGCGCTGGCCGCCCTGGTGGTCTCCGCAGACCGTGCGGCCCCCGACGGCCGCACGGCGCCGCGGCTGGTCGCGAAGCGCGGCGCGGGCGGCCACCGCCGCAGGAAGTAGCGGGTCAGCCCGCCAAGTAGCGGGTCAGCCCGCGTTCTCCTCCGCCAGAATGCGTCCGAGCGCGTCCTCCAGGTGCTCGTCGAACTCCCCGAGCGTCCACTCCTGCCCCAGGGGGACGAGCTTGTCGGTGCGGTCGAGGAAGGCGACGAGCGGTGCCGCGCCGGCCCGGAACAGGGCCCGGTCGGCGCCCACTTGCAGCCGGATGTGCACGTCGGAGAGCTCGTCGGGCTCGCTGGGCTCGATGCGCACATCGCCGTCGCCGGTCGGCCCGTTGATGCCGTCGAGCAGCAGCTCCCGCCCGAAGGCCCAGGTGACGGGCGCGTCGCCGGGAAGGTGGAAGGTCATGCGCACCGCGTAGGGGTCCGTCGCCTCGTACGTCAGCTCCACCGGGATCCGGAAGGAAAGCTCCTCGGAGACGAGGAAGCTCATCATCACTTCTGCCTGAACCGACTCACGCATTCGTCACGTACCCCGCTTTAGCTGAAACCGGCCAGGAATGATCCCTCGGAGACTTCTTCACGCCATCGTGCTGTAAGTGCCAACAGATCACAAGGAGTGATATTTCAGATACTGATAGAGAGCACCAGGGAGCTGAGGAGGACGCCCACTTCGCCGCGGAGCTGCTCGATGGCCGGAAGCAGACGTTCCTCCTGGTGAAGG
Encoded here:
- a CDS encoding LacI family DNA-binding transcriptional regulator, with translation MTAAGKHQVSRSTGRRLGRAGIRDVAAAAGVSITTVSDALNGKGRLPDATRRHVREVADRLGYRPSAAARTLRTGKSGLIGLTVTTYGDEPFTFTEFAYFAEMARAATSAALARGYALVILPATSRRSPADVWSNVALDGTVVIDPSDQDPVVTELVRQGLPVVSDGRPAGSLPVTAWVDNDHEAAVLDLLDHLAAAGARRIGLLTGTTTDTYTRLSTEAYLTWCGRVGQDPVYESYPAHDPCAGAVAADRLLARPDRPDAVYGLFDPNGTDLLAAARRYGLRVPEDLLLVCCSESTVYATTEPPITTLSLKPRRIGTAVVQLLIDAIEGIDNGHPIEQVIPTELIVRTSSQRRPPRTTVSPPRSPAQGQSGPSGQPGQPGQN
- a CDS encoding metallophosphoesterase; its protein translation is MTQGAGQGPVRTETLRDFRVPPYAQQTPVPPPGEQGSWPPPPAPELHQEPAAPGFHPAPGSVEPRPMTATPEFRQEQPAPEFRPEPPAAPPGAPAPQEPAAVPGASAYPGDEPPEGYTPTARDLPIINRGDTVQVPVVEPAPVQTPDGPGPLYVVGDVHGYLDELLAALRRQGLIDESGNWAAGTARLWFLGDFTDRGPDGIGVIDLVMRLSAEAAAAGGYCKALMGNHELLLIGAKRFADTPVNSGAGTATFQAAWLLNGGQKSDMDRLQDVHLQWMSRLDAIEQEDDHLLMHSDTTAYLDYGDSIEAVNDTVHAILNRNDADECWDLFRKLTKRFAFRDGPDAARELLAAYGGRRVVHGHSPIPYLLGEVGTEDGEEDSRPVVEGPHLYADGLAIAMDGGVTMAGKLLVQQLPLHD
- the thiC gene encoding phosphomethylpyrimidine synthase ThiC, producing MTVQDTRTPASSTEESGKSIGWHKGYVEGSRPDLKVPVRQVHLTNGKAVTLYDTSGPYTDPAVDTDVRRGLAPLRENWIIGRGDTEEYAGRPVRPEDDGIKHTSPRGGLKNLDAVFPGRPRQPRRGRGGQAVSQLAYARRGEITPEMEYVAIRENVSPEVVREEIAAGRAVLPANINHPEIEPMIIGKRFLVKVNANIGNSAVTSSIEEEVDKMTWATKWGADTVMDLSTGRNIHTTREWVLRNSPVPIGTVPLYQALEKVDGRAEDLTWDIYKDTVIEQAEQGVDYMTVHAGVLLRYVPLTARRKTGIVSRGGSIMAAWCLAHHKESFLYENFEELCEILAAYDVTYSLGDGLRPGSIADANDEAQFAELRTLGELNTIAKRHNVQTMIEGPGHVPMHKIKENIDLQQEICEEAPFYTLGPLTTDVAPAYDHITSGIGAAMIAWWGTAMLCYVTPKEHLGLPNRDDVKTGVITYKIAAHAADLAKGHPGAQEWDDALSDARFEFRWEDQFNLALDPDTAREFHDETLPAEPAKTAHFCSMCGPKFCSMKISQDIRREHGGDLKSDEIEAGMAEKSKEFADAGNRVYLPIAD
- a CDS encoding YibE/F family protein, coding for MTSPEPHPPHPPGGSGHGHGHSHSHGPAAPVSKHLRKVIAAVLIPFSTAVLVGLVVLWPGGAPPHQRTGVGFDRQTQQAKVIKVDKVDCASVNAGQAPSNGDTSTAESRQAREEAPRKWCGKATVEVTSGKEKGRTFTEIVQPDSPRQLRASQGVIVSYAPDAPHDLQYSVTDVNRRFPMALLAGIFALAVVLVGRLRGVMALVALVVSFAVLTLFILPAVLQGSNPLLVAVVGASAIMLIALYMCHGLSARTSVAVLGTLVSLMLIGVLGSLFIGWAALTGNTDDNTGLIHGLYPNIDMSGLLLAGVIIGSLGVLDDVTVTQTSAVWELHEANPTMGPRGLYRAGIRIGRDHIASVVNTLVLAYAGAALPLLLLFSIAQSSVGTVANSELVAEEVVRTLVGSIGLVASVPLTTALAALVVSADRAAPDGRTAPRLVAKRGAGGHRRRK
- a CDS encoding SsgA family sporulation/cell division regulator; the protein is MRESVQAEVMMSFLVSEELSFRIPVELTYEATDPYAVRMTFHLPGDAPVTWAFGRELLLDGINGPTGDGDVRIEPSEPDELSDVHIRLQVGADRALFRAGAAPLVAFLDRTDKLVPLGQEWTLGEFDEHLEDALGRILAEENAG